The proteins below are encoded in one region of Belonocnema kinseyi isolate 2016_QV_RU_SX_M_011 chromosome 5, B_treatae_v1, whole genome shotgun sequence:
- the LOC117172294 gene encoding uncharacterized protein LOC117172294 has translation MGMHTAWASGSLVETCLEKYPSKRPKISENVIICQSKIEKNNEIPNEINITSLPLEILFEILSYLPCTDLYTLKKVNTFFEQLVHDPTVWRVYEVINNDMNTEDVIEELKRMPFLKKFSIDARSDSDDILRQLSLTNKNLEELSISNCTGSTSKLYLRSSYLIRILERCIRLHTIYILGSRFRGLKFFRILGNMGLRLKAASTQATCLQFRAYTKSAKHISENDRQLLSDMSLGARRWAPLHYLMMERQNVPHKILISYLYSDFLPMEIIPQTETLKLAPD, from the exons ATGGGAATGCATACGGCCTGGGCAAGCGGAAGTCTTGTGGAAACGTGTCTCGAAAAGTACCCGTCGAAACGTCCCAAGATTTCTGAAAATGTGATCATTTGCcaatccaaaattgaaaaaaataatgaaattccgaatgaaataaatataacttcTTTACCCCTCGAAATTCTCTTTGAAATCCTGTCGTACTTGCCTTGTACAGATCTTTACACATTGAAAAAGGTTAATACTTTTTTCGAGCAGCTAGTACACGATCCAACGGTATGGAGAGTTTACGAG GTGATAAACAATGACATGAACACTGAAGACGTGATCGAGGAGCTTAAACGAATGCCTTTTCTGAAGAAATTTAGCATCGATGCCAGGTCTGATAGTGACGATATTCTGCGCCAACTCTCATTAACGAACAAGAATTTAGAAGAGCTCTCGATTTCAAATTGTACAG GCTCAACATCGAAGCTCTATTTGCGATCTTCGTATTTGATCAGAATTCTGGAAAGGTGCATTCGCCTCCACACTATCTATATCCTTGGCAGTCGCTTCCGGGGTTTAAAATTCTTCAGGATACTTGGCAATATGGGATTGCGGCTTAAAGCTGCATCCACACAGGCAACTTGCCTACAGTTCAG GGCATATACAAAATCCGCCAAGCACATAAGTGAAAATGATCGTCAACTGCTGTCTGATATGTCTCTCGGTGCTAGGAGGTGGGCTCCTCTACATTATTTGATGATGGAACGACAAAATGTACCCCATAAAATTTTGATCAGTTACCTCTACAGCGACTTTTTGCCCATGGAAATAATTCCGCAGACAGAGACGCTTAAACTAGCTCctgattaa